One region of Flavobacterium sp. GSB-24 genomic DNA includes:
- a CDS encoding TonB-dependent receptor, whose translation MKTIFKGTEVLSCKGSNVQKMSRIKSILFLLFSFFYSLFSFAQQQDSTKVNSLDEVLVSAVRVTTKTPVSFSNMDKKEIKYRNLGQDIPVLMNYLPSVVTTSDAGNGVGYTGIRVRGSDATRVNVTINGIPYNDAESQGTFWVNMPDFASSVESLQLQRGVGTSTNGAGAFGASLNMLTDSYARKATGEISSSAGSFNTIKNTVKFSTGLLNDHFEIAGRLSAIKSQGYIDRASSDLKSYFLQGTYVGKTTLIKALVFGGTEKTYQSWNGIDAETLNTDRTYNSAGKYTDEAGNVRFYDNETDNYKQDHYQLHWGESISDKWSTNLALHYTKGKGYYENYKEDADMSDYNLNPVGAVTTTDLVRQKWLDNDFYGTTFSAKYKEEKLDVIIGGGWNKYEGDHYGKVIWARYASQSELGDHYYDDFSTKTDGNIFAKANYQFTEELSFYGDLQYRNVKYKANSAETGLVDDNFNFFNPKAGLNYAFNEKNTLYFSYARGNREPNRTDYEGGNVKPEKLNDFELGWRFNSEKFQLNSNLYYMGYRDQLILTGRLDDVGAPIRANTEKSYRLGFEFDATIAITDRFTLRPNFTLSSNKNVDLAVEGEYYGTTKIAYSPEVIAGNVIVYKPIEGLYLSLLQKYVGEQYMNNIELPAAKLADYFVNDFNASYEIKPNSIFKSITITALVNNIFDKKYVSNGAMWDIYPYYYPQAGTNFLIGLNLKF comes from the coding sequence ATGAAAACTATCTTTAAAGGTACTGAGGTACTAAGTTGCAAAGGTTCTAATGTTCAAAAAATGAGCAGAATCAAATCTATTTTATTTCTTCTATTCTCTTTTTTCTATTCTCTTTTTTCTTTTGCGCAACAGCAAGATTCTACAAAAGTAAATTCTCTTGATGAGGTTCTGGTTTCTGCAGTTCGCGTTACTACAAAAACTCCAGTAAGTTTTAGTAATATGGATAAAAAAGAAATTAAATATAGAAACTTAGGACAAGATATTCCTGTTTTAATGAATTATCTTCCATCAGTTGTAACAACTTCTGATGCTGGAAACGGAGTAGGTTACACAGGAATACGAGTGCGTGGAAGCGATGCTACACGTGTAAACGTAACTATAAACGGAATTCCATACAATGATGCTGAAAGTCAAGGAACTTTTTGGGTAAACATGCCCGATTTTGCTTCTTCTGTAGAAAGTCTTCAATTACAGCGTGGAGTTGGAACATCTACAAATGGAGCAGGTGCTTTTGGTGCCAGTTTAAACATGCTGACAGATAGTTATGCAAGAAAAGCAACAGGTGAAATTTCAAGCTCTGCAGGTTCATTCAATACCATAAAAAATACGGTAAAATTTAGTACTGGGTTATTAAATGACCACTTCGAAATCGCAGGACGTTTATCTGCCATAAAATCACAAGGATATATTGATCGTGCAAGTTCTGATTTAAAATCGTATTTCCTTCAGGGAACTTATGTTGGCAAAACGACTTTAATTAAAGCTTTGGTTTTTGGAGGAACTGAAAAAACGTATCAATCTTGGAACGGAATTGATGCCGAAACTTTAAATACAGATCGTACTTATAATTCAGCTGGTAAATATACAGACGAAGCTGGAAATGTTCGTTTTTATGATAATGAAACCGATAATTACAAACAAGACCATTATCAACTGCATTGGGGCGAATCAATTTCTGATAAATGGAGTACGAATCTTGCATTACATTATACAAAAGGAAAAGGATATTACGAAAATTATAAGGAAGATGCAGATATGTCTGATTATAATCTGAATCCAGTTGGTGCTGTAACAACAACAGATTTAGTGCGTCAGAAATGGTTGGATAATGATTTTTACGGGACAACTTTTTCGGCAAAATATAAAGAAGAAAAATTAGATGTAATTATTGGCGGAGGCTGGAATAAATATGAAGGAGACCACTACGGAAAAGTAATCTGGGCGAGATACGCTTCGCAATCTGAATTAGGAGATCATTATTATGATGATTTTTCTACTAAGACTGATGGAAATATTTTCGCTAAAGCAAATTATCAATTTACAGAAGAATTGAGTTTCTACGGAGATTTACAATACAGAAATGTGAAGTATAAAGCAAATAGTGCTGAAACAGGTTTGGTAGATGATAACTTCAACTTTTTTAATCCAAAAGCGGGTTTGAATTATGCTTTCAATGAAAAAAACACTTTGTACTTTTCTTATGCCAGAGGTAATCGTGAGCCAAACAGAACCGATTATGAAGGTGGAAATGTAAAACCAGAGAAACTTAATGATTTTGAATTAGGATGGAGATTTAATTCAGAGAAATTTCAATTGAATTCTAATCTATATTATATGGGATATAGAGATCAATTGATTTTAACGGGAAGACTTGATGATGTTGGTGCGCCAATTCGTGCCAATACAGAAAAAAGTTATCGTTTAGGTTTCGAATTTGATGCAACAATTGCGATTACTGATAGATTTACTTTAAGACCAAACTTTACTTTGAGCAGCAATAAAAATGTTGATTTAGCTGTTGAAGGGGAATACTACGGAACAACCAAAATCGCCTATTCTCCAGAAGTTATTGCAGGAAATGTAATTGTGTATAAACCTATTGAAGGATTATATCTTTCGCTATTGCAAAAATACGTTGGAGAGCAGTACATGAACAATATTGAACTACCTGCAGCTAAGTTGGCAGATTATTTTGTAAATGACTTTAATGCTTCCTACGAAATAAAACCAAATTCTATTTTTAAATCGATTACGATTACGGCATTGGTTAATAATATTTTCGACAAAAAATATGTTTCAAACGGAGCTATGTGGGATATTTATCCATACTATTATCCGCAGGCAGGAACCAATTTCTTAATTGGGTTAAATCTGAAATTCTAA
- a CDS encoding HAMP domain-containing sensor histidine kinase, which translates to MSFSERTNTTRWIIISFCFIIISLILWNTYTFFQIFKNEERLKMKLFVNAQITIVNANENTDVELPLQIINNNTSIPAIVILYDKVVSATNVPDEILSNKKKRAAYLNKLRNENEPITFEYAPGKYQTLYYGNSGLLNKLKYYPIALFLIIVLCVALIYNFYKSTKMATQNKLWAGMAKETAHQIGTPLSSLIGWVEILKTEEIDPSISIEIEKDIERLQTITDRFSKIGSVPVLENHNIVEETKNAYEYLQSRFSKQVAFSFEAPKEPIFAMINPTLHSWTIENLVKNAIDAMKGKGTLDLKIEQDAFNVKINVKDSGTGISKKQFKTIFEPGFTTKKRGWGLGLSLTKRIVEEYHNGNIKVLQSEIGKGTTFQILLNKKVQ; encoded by the coding sequence ATGTCTTTTTCTGAAAGAACAAATACAACTCGCTGGATTATCATTTCCTTCTGCTTTATCATCATTTCTCTAATCCTTTGGAATACTTATACTTTCTTCCAAATATTTAAAAATGAGGAGCGTTTAAAAATGAAACTTTTTGTAAATGCGCAAATTACAATTGTGAATGCAAACGAAAATACTGATGTAGAACTTCCGCTTCAAATCATCAACAACAATACTTCTATTCCGGCTATAGTTATTTTGTACGACAAAGTGGTAAGTGCGACAAATGTTCCTGATGAAATTCTTAGTAACAAGAAAAAAAGAGCAGCCTATTTGAATAAATTAAGAAATGAAAATGAGCCTATAACTTTTGAATATGCTCCCGGGAAATACCAGACGTTGTACTATGGAAATTCAGGATTACTTAATAAACTCAAATATTATCCAATTGCTTTATTTCTTATTATTGTTTTATGTGTTGCTTTAATTTATAATTTTTACAAAAGCACTAAAATGGCAACCCAAAACAAACTTTGGGCTGGAATGGCTAAAGAAACTGCACACCAGATTGGCACACCATTGTCTTCATTAATTGGCTGGGTCGAAATATTAAAAACCGAAGAGATTGATCCTTCTATAAGTATTGAAATAGAAAAAGACATAGAACGTCTGCAGACTATCACCGATCGTTTTTCTAAAATTGGATCTGTTCCAGTTCTAGAAAATCACAATATTGTAGAAGAGACAAAAAATGCATATGAGTATCTTCAATCTCGATTTTCGAAACAGGTTGCTTTTTCTTTTGAAGCTCCAAAAGAACCAATTTTTGCTATGATAAATCCAACATTACACAGCTGGACAATTGAAAATTTGGTCAAAAATGCTATTGATGCCATGAAAGGAAAAGGAACTTTAGATCTTAAAATTGAACAAGATGCTTTTAATGTAAAAATTAATGTGAAAGATTCTGGAACAGGAATTTCTAAAAAACAATTTAAAACCATTTTTGAACCAGGTTTCACAACCAAAAAGCGCGGCTGGGGACTTGGTCTTTCTTTAACGAAAAGAATTGTTGAGGAATACCATAATGGGAATATAAAGGTATTACAGTCTGAAATAGGAAAAGGAACTACTTTTCAAATCTTATTAAATAAAAAAGTGCAGTAA
- the greA gene encoding transcription elongation factor GreA — protein sequence MSKVSYYTAEGLKKLKDELEHLKSVMRPKASQDIADARDKGDLSENAEYDAAKEAQGLLEMRISKLEEVYANARLIDESQLDVSKVLVLSNVKIKNQSNGMEMKYTLVAESEADLKTGKISVTSPIGKGLLGKSVGEVAEITVPNGILKFEILEISRD from the coding sequence ATGAGTAAAGTATCTTATTATACAGCAGAAGGACTAAAAAAGTTAAAAGATGAATTGGAGCATTTAAAAAGTGTAATGCGTCCTAAGGCATCTCAAGATATTGCAGACGCAAGAGATAAAGGTGATTTGTCTGAAAACGCGGAATATGATGCAGCAAAAGAAGCACAAGGTTTATTAGAAATGAGAATTTCTAAATTGGAAGAAGTATATGCAAATGCAAGATTAATAGATGAATCTCAATTAGATGTTTCTAAGGTTTTGGTTTTGTCTAATGTAAAAATCAAAAATCAAAGCAACGGAATGGAGATGAAATATACTCTAGTTGCTGAAAGTGAAGCAGATCTTAAAACAGGAAAAATCTCTGTAACATCTCCTATCGGAAAAGGGTTATTAGGAAAGTCTGTTGGAGAAGTAGCAGAAATTACAGTTCCAAACGGAATTTTGAAATTTGAAATTCTTGAAATCTCAAGAGACTAA
- a CDS encoding flavin reductase family protein: MISINPKEIPTAKLQGYLQSAIGPRPIAFASTISEKGIPNLSPFSFFNVFSANPPILVFSPSRRVRDNTIKHTLINAEATREVVINVVNYNLVQQTSLASTEYGDGVNEFIKAGLTQIPSDLVKPYRVKESPVQFECKVTQIIPLGEEGGAGNLILCEVVKIHIHESILDENGAIDQHKIDLVSRLGNNWYSRSNQGLFEVAKPLTTLGVGVDNIPDFVKASPVFDGNDLGKLGNIEALPTKEEVSIFVKENFSVKGVLSSDDQKKIHLEAKKYLDNGDVESAWKVLLAKK, encoded by the coding sequence ATGATCAGTATTAATCCAAAAGAGATTCCAACGGCAAAGCTGCAGGGCTATCTGCAGAGCGCGATTGGTCCTAGACCAATTGCTTTTGCAAGTACAATCAGCGAAAAAGGAATTCCGAACCTCTCACCGTTTAGTTTCTTTAACGTTTTTAGTGCTAATCCGCCAATATTGGTTTTCTCACCGTCACGCCGCGTTCGTGATAATACCATCAAACATACTTTAATTAATGCCGAAGCAACTCGAGAAGTTGTTATAAATGTTGTAAATTACAACTTAGTACAACAGACGTCTTTAGCAAGCACAGAATATGGAGACGGAGTAAACGAATTCATAAAAGCCGGCTTAACCCAGATTCCTTCAGATTTAGTAAAACCATATCGTGTAAAAGAATCTCCAGTTCAATTTGAATGCAAGGTAACGCAGATTATTCCGTTAGGAGAAGAAGGCGGGGCAGGAAATTTAATTTTATGTGAAGTTGTAAAAATTCACATTCACGAATCAATTTTAGACGAGAACGGCGCAATAGATCAGCATAAAATTGATTTGGTATCGAGGTTAGGAAATAACTGGTATTCAAGATCAAATCAAGGACTTTTTGAAGTCGCAAAACCATTGACAACACTGGGAGTAGGAGTAGATAATATACCAGATTTTGTAAAAGCAAGTCCTGTTTTTGATGGAAATGATTTAGGTAAATTAGGCAACATTGAAGCCTTGCCTACAAAAGAAGAAGTTAGTATATTTGTGAAAGAAAATTTTTCTGTCAAAGGAGTTTTAAGTTCAGATGACCAGAAAAAAATACACTTAGAAGCCAAAAAATATCTCGACAATGGCGATGTTGAGTCGGCTTGGAAAGTACTTTTAGCAAAAAAATAA
- a CDS encoding DUF3127 domain-containing protein has product MEVTGKVKVVNPEQQVSASFKKRELVVTTEEQYPQHILIEFTQDKCDLLSSYKQGEAVKVSINLRGREWVNPQGETRYFNSIQGWRIERLADAAPTQAPPMPTAETFAPATNVSEDEPDDLPF; this is encoded by the coding sequence ATGGAAGTTACAGGAAAAGTAAAAGTGGTTAACCCAGAGCAGCAAGTTAGTGCCTCATTCAAAAAAAGAGAATTAGTTGTTACTACTGAGGAACAGTATCCACAACATATTTTAATCGAATTTACACAAGATAAATGCGATTTGTTGAGTAGCTATAAACAAGGAGAGGCAGTAAAAGTTTCTATCAATTTAAGAGGAAGAGAATGGGTTAATCCACAAGGAGAAACTAGATATTTCAATAGTATTCAAGGTTGGAGAATCGAAAGATTAGCAGATGCTGCACCTACGCAAGCGCCGCCAATGCCAACAGCAGAAACTTTTGCTCCAGCAACAAATGTAAGTGAAGACGAACCAGACGATTTACCGTTCTAA
- a CDS encoding HIT family protein has product MSSIFTKIVNGEIPAYKIAEDDKYLAFLDVNPNAKGHTLCIPKQEIDKIFDMEEEDYLGLMKFSKKVAAALEKTVPCKRIGIAVVGLEVPHAHVHLIPLNEMDEMRFQNKVSLSKEEFEALAKDIQSNL; this is encoded by the coding sequence ATGAGTTCAATATTCACTAAAATAGTAAACGGAGAAATTCCTGCCTACAAAATTGCTGAAGACGATAAATATTTGGCTTTTTTAGATGTAAATCCAAATGCTAAAGGACATACGCTTTGCATTCCGAAACAAGAAATCGATAAGATTTTTGATATGGAAGAAGAAGATTATTTAGGCTTAATGAAGTTTTCTAAAAAAGTAGCGGCAGCTTTGGAAAAAACAGTTCCATGCAAGAGAATCGGAATAGCAGTTGTTGGACTTGAAGTGCCTCATGCACACGTACACTTAATTCCGTTAAACGAAATGGATGAAATGCGTTTTCAAAACAAAGTTTCTCTTTCTAAAGAAGAATTTGAAGCATTAGCAAAAGATATTCAATCGAATTTATAA